The following is a genomic window from Nitrospira sp..
CCTGCTGGTGGCCCTGTCTCACCTGTGCGCCGCCCATGCAATCTCCTGCTCCAAACAGAACGATTCCGACTCGATTCGTCACGCACAATTGACCATCGCCCAACTGTTCGTTCGGCGGACCGACTATCTGGTCGGTATCGTGACGGAGCCGGATATCATCAGAGAGGTCGTCGAGGTCTTGTCGGTCCGGGACCTGTTGCAGCCGGTGTCGATGGACGAGTGTTGAGAAAGTTTACGATTCTGTAACAATCCGGTCATTTCGAGTCAACAATACTCCCATACGCTGCGGCATGCAGTTCTCACAGGACGACAAACGGGAGACCTTTCACATGCCACAGCCTTCTCCTTCTCGAACAGCTCGGACGCGCACCCGTTTTCATGGAATGTTCGGCAAGATGGCGATCTTCCTGATCATGGCGGTGAGCCTCGCTCACCAGGCTCATGGCGAACAGGCGGGGCCCCGTTCTGTGGTCCTGTCGGATGACCGACTTGCCGGCTATCGTCCGATCGAACAGGTGGCCGGATCTCTTAGAATACAAGGTTCCGACACGATGCATCCTCTGCTCACACGCCTCTCTGCGGAATTTCGCCGTCGCCAGCCCCTGGTGACGATCGAGGTGAAGGGGGGAGGATCGGCCAAGGCGCTCGCAGATTTCCTTCGGGTTTCACCATCGGACGGTCTCAAGACAGGCCATGCCGCGCAAGTGTTCCTGGTCAGCAGCTCACGCGAACTCATGCCCTCGGAGATCAAGCAGTTCACGATCCGCCACGGATACGAGCCGGTCGCCATTCCGGTGGCGGTCGATGCGGTGGGGATCTACGTGCATCGAGACAATCCGATCGTGGGCCTGACGCTCGACCAGGTCGATGCCATGTTCTCGACCACGAGGTACCGGGAGTATCCGCAAGAGATACGAACCTGGGGACAGGTGGGATTGACCGGCGGATGGCAGACCGCCGCGCTTCAACCATACGGTCGCGATCGGAAATCAGGGACGCGAACATTCTTTCAAGAGCATGTGTTGGCAGGCGGCGAATTCCGGACGACGATGCAGGAAGAGCCCGGAGCCGCCTCGGTCATCCTGGCATTGAGTCAGGCGCCGTTGGGGATCGCATTCAACGGGTTGGGGCTCCACTCGACGATGGTGCGTATCGTGCCGTTGGCGGAAAAGAAGGATATGCCGTTCGTGGCTCCTTCGGATGCGACGATCGCCGATCAGACCTATCCGCTCCGGCGGGTCCTTTACCTCTACATGGACAAATCCGCATCGACCTCGATGGCACCAGCGACAAAGGAATTCCTGACCTTCATCAACAGCCGCGAAGGCCAGGAAACGGTGATCCGAGCGGGATTTTTCCCGCTCCCTCTGACCCAGATCGAACAGACCATCGCGGCCCTCGCTCAATCCCCTTCCCCCGCAAACTAATGGGGCGGAATTGAAGGATGGGGTTCAGACCGTCCGGCGCCTGAGCCCGGTTTCGCCGGTTCTTGCTGCTTCGGCGCGCAAAAGGTATTTTCCTCCAGCGGCTCATAGCCGGCTCCGGCGTTATACGGAAACTCGGCGATTTCTTTGCCGCCGGTATTCCAGATGTGCAGGCATTGAGCGGTGAGGGTGGGAAGACTGCGTTGCACCTCATCCACCGTGACGATTTTCGGCTGTTCCGTCACGCCGATGACCATGAGACGATTCCCGTACCGCAGCGATTTGGGATTGATCGTGCCGGGATAAAACACCGCAAACTCGCCGGCTCGTTTCCCCGTATCCCTCGGTCCGAAGGCCGGTCGCTCGACGATCGGTAGTTGCGCGGCGATGATCACCAGCGCGTCCTGTTCTTCATTTACTTGAACGATTCGCCCGCCGAGTTGCACCTTCCGCCCCACTGTGGCTTTCGGCAGGACCCGCCAGGCATTGAAGTCGAAATTCTTGTCGACTCCGTTGGAGACCTCCGGCGGGAATGTGCTCAGAGGAGCACAGCTGTTCAAGACCATCACGGCGAGGAGCCCAAGCGATCCGTACCATGGCTTCATCGGTCTGTTCCTTCCTGTACCTGGTTCGTTGCGCTGCCGTTCAAGAGAATCCGCTCCGACAGGCTCCGTCGTTACATGAACCGGACCTGAAATTGTATCAGGAATGCATTCTGCGCAAAGGCGTCGAAGGTCGCATCGTACGGAACACCTGGCCCGTTCCCCTGGTGATGCCGAAATTCATAGTTGAATTGAATCTTCGATTGGACTTTCGGCGGAAAATTCTCGAAGTAGTAGGTCAGGCCCAGAATGGTTCTGGTGTACAGATCGTTCGATGTCGCCGTACTCGGATCGAATTGTTCGTACATTACGGTCGGCTCCCAGTTTTGGAATATCCCCTCCGAGATCAGATATTTTCCCAGCACGTACCAGGTTCGCCTCTGCACGCCGGGAGCCCCTGATCCTCCGCAGAGGCTCTGGTCGAGGCAGGCGCCGTTGGCCGGGCGCCCCACCGTCGTGGCATTGGACCCGTCGTGCCCTTGCCACCATTCGCCTTGAAGCATCAATCCCGGAATAAGCTTGGACGTATAGCGGAAGTCCAGGCCATATCGATCGAAGGCACCTTTGCCGCGGCCGTTGATGTTGGTGTTGGCATTGTTGGATTCTCCCTGGATCGTCGTGAAGCTGATCCAAGAGATGTCCGTCCCGAACAGCCGAACCCTTGCATAGAAACTTTTGGGAGCGTTCGCGCCGGTCGCATTGGCGTGGAAATTGTTGTTGTTCATGATACCGGCCACATACTCCAACCGATTGAAGAGCCGGCCTCGCACATCGGCAAAAAAGTCGCGCTCCTGCAGGAAGTCGATGGTCCCCGCCGTGCCGGTGCTGTTGCCGAGGCCGCTGCCGACGGAGGTCAGGTAGGGGGAGCTGATCACATCCCGCAGACCGCCGGAGGTTTCCGTAAAGATTCCGAAGGGCATGCGGAAGATCCCGAAACGGAAAAACCCGACATACGGAGCCCATGATTGAAAGGGGCGAAAGTCAATGTAGGACTCTCGGAAAAAGGTGGCGGCGATGGGTTGACCGGTCGCAGCCCCGCTGCCTCCCGTGGGAGTTTCCCGGCCGAAGTTGATGCTTTGAAACTCGAAGAGGGCATGCCAACGCGGCAGGGTATCGCTGAGTCTTCCCCAAAACAGGATCTCCGAACGCCGGATCGAAAAGTTGTCCTGACTCTTGCCTTCCGGCACATGGGCATCTTGGTGCGTATACAGCCACTGCATCGCATTGAGTCCGAAGTTCACCTTGTCCCTCAAGATGGGCAGCAATTCGGTTCTGTTTTTCCAGTCTTCGATGGCGTCGATGCGCCGCTCCCTTTCGTCCAGCCGGTATTCCTGTTCCGCACGGATTTGAATCCATTCGTCCATGGTGATCGTGCCCTTTTGCAGGAGGAGATCTTCAATGGAAATCCCCCCCGGCCGGAATTCCGTTCCCTGCGTGACGGGCGGCTGCCCTGTTTGAGGTGCGGTACCTCCCTGATCGGTGACGTTCGGACCAGGCGGTGATCCCTGCAGCTTGGGCAAACCTTGTGCCGGTGAGAGGGTTGGAAGAAGGAACGCAAGGATGATTCCTGCCGCACAAGCCCATCTATGCCTCCGAGGCATGTTGATCATCCCGATTCTCCTTTTGCTGAGACAGAGGCAACGTCGTCCGAGCCGCCGAGAAGAGTGCGAATATATTATAGATTCGCAAAGAATATAAGTCCGGCCGTCCGAACCGATGTTGTCCGGACAGGCTTCATCTGGCAGGAGGGGATCAAATCTATCGAAGGAATTTGCGGAGGAGTTCGTCGGCAGACAACACGAGGTCGGCGGAATCGGCCGTTACTCGGCTTGCAGTTTATAGCCTACTCCGCGAACGGTCAGGATGAGACGAGGTTTCGACGGATCCGGCTCTATTTTCCGCCTCAACGAGTGGATATGGACGTCGAGCGCATGTTCTTCCAACGCATAATCTTCTCCCCAGACGCGATCGAGGAGTTCTTGCCGCGACAGGACGTGGCCTGCCGACAGCAGCAACTGGCGCAGGATTTCAAATTCCTTGTTCGTGACGGATTTCACGGCCTCACCGACGGTTATTTCGTACCGGGCCAAATCCATCACAATGGGACCGGCCCTGAGTACGGAGGCGGATCGGTGTTCCGATCGATGGCGTCGAAACATGGCGCGGATGTGGGCGATCAATTCTCTGTAACGGTTCGAGCAGAAGACGAAGTCATAGCCCTGCTCTAGATCACGGATGGAGTCCTCTTCAGAGCAGTGGTGTTCAGCCGGAACGATCGCGATGGACGGCACCCTCCGGAGCTGTGCTTGGCTGCGGAATTGATCGATGAGGTCGAGACGACGATCGAGAAGGGCCAGCTCCGGCATAGGGCCGTCGAACGGATTCAAGTCTGAGACCGACCGTGCAATGGAGACTCCGTACCCGTTCCGAACCAACAGCCGTTCGATGGTTTCGGCGAAGCTCCGGTCCGTCGTAAACAACACAATGGGGGCAGGACCGCGAGCCCCGTCTCCTTGGGCGGGAGATGAAGCTTCCCTTGCGTCCGGTGAGGGATACTGCCCCCATGCGGTTCGTCTGAGCATGGTCCGGCTCTCCTCAGTGCTTTTTCTGTACACAGGACGTGACCTCGGGAAGTGGCGAATTCCCCGCTCCTACGGTCTCCTTGAATTCAGCGATTTCCGTCCTTCCGGTCTGCCAGACATGAATGCAATCCGCCACCAGATAGGGCTCGCTTTTCGGCGCTCCGTTGACGACGACGGGCCTCCGTCCGTTCGTCGTGCCGACCATGACGAATCGATTTCCATTTCTCAGCATTTCCTGGGAGAGATCGGCCGGATACAAGAATGCAAACTCATACTCGCCTTTGCGATTGCCGCTGTCAGTCGGCCCGTACACGGGATGGTTCATGATTGGCAATTGTTCCGCCACGATCAGAACCCCCTTGCTGTCCTTGCTGATCTGAACGATCCGACCCCCGAGTTCCACCTTCGTGCCGGAATCGGACTTGCCGCCCGGATTACTGGGCGAGGCTTCACGCCATGCCTGAAAATCGAACGTCGGGGCAACCTTCTCGCGAATGTCCGAAGGGAATGGAGAGTGTGTCGAGCAGGCCGGCAAGAGGGCGGGAAACGTGAACAATAGACCGATCATGTAGCGCGTCGTTCTCATGAGCACTCCTTGCTGAAGGTTTGGAACGTTCCGGCGGAAATCGTCATGGAAACGACCTCCGGTTCAGCCGATGGGCCTCATACAATCTTCACATCTGTGAATCTTGTTGCACCGTAGGCCCTGTGTTACATTCGTGTTAACGAATTCTTGAGACGGTGTAACATCGCCCCGTAAGGTCAGGAGGTTCAGGATGAAATCACGCTCTCTCGGCATGGTGGTGGCCGCCGGGCTCGTGGCCGCCGGTTGCTCGACCCCGGCGTTGTTTCCTCCGGAGGCGACGACCAATGTCGCTCCCGCTGAATTCGGGGTCGTTCGGGCTCAACCGGACGTGTTCAAGGGGCGCGTGGTTCAGCTCGCGGGACGAATCGTCGGGGTTGAAGAATCGGCCGACGGGTTCCTCATCCGAGCGCAAGAACTGCCGCTGGAGAAACATCCGGTGTACGGACCGAAGGAAACCGGGAAGCCTACTCCTGAATTTGCGATCTCCTATCGCGGCAAGTTGGACCCCGCCGCGAGGTGGTACGGAAACAAATTGCTCGTGGTCGCCGTTGCGCAGGGGACTCAAGACATTTCCATAGACGGAGCCGTGCGGACCGAGCCGTTGGTCGTCGCGAAGTGTATGCATGTGTGGAAAACCGGCGAGTATGGATCCTACGGCATCGCGGATTTTCCCCACACCACCGACGGCTACTATCCGCTCGAACATCAGACCTATTGTGTCAATTAGATTCATCGGGGTCAGGGGGGCGGCATCCGACCCCCGTTCCGCTACAAGTTCGGTTTCTCGATGTGAGACGGCAGCCGGCTGAATTTGCATGCGGGAACATAGCCCGCATGGCATGAGCTGTCGTAATCCTGCAACGCACCTGCCTCATCTCCCAGCATCGATCGCGCCACCCCTCGATTGTAGTAGAGCACGTGATCGCCGACGCCCATGCCGATGGCTTGTGTGAAATCCCGTTCCGCTCGATCGTACTGCCCGATCAACATGGCCACGAGTCCGCGGCTTTGATAGACGGCGGGGAGACTCCTGTCGAGCCGGGCCGCGTGGTCGAGATCTCGTCGGGCGTGATCGAAGTCCTGCCGCAAGGCATGGACCACCGCACGGTTCGCATAGATGGTGGCATCCTGACCGTTCATCTCGGTCGCCCTATTGAAGTCTTGCAAGGCTTCGTCGAATCGACCGAGGTGACGATAGGTTTTCCCCCGGTGATTCAGGACAAGGGCCGACGGAGGTCCGAGACGAATGGCCTCATTGAATGAGTCCAGCGCCTTTCCATACCGGTCCGACTCCAAATAGACGACTCCCAGGTTGCTGTGGTACAGCGGCTGATGCGGATTGAGCCGGATCGCCTCGGCGAAGTCCCGACTCGCCTGTTCCTTCCGACCTTGGAAGTTGTAGACAAACCCTCGCGAGTTCCAAGCCTCGGCATCAGCCGGTGACAATGAGATCGCCTGAGAGGCCTTGTCGATCGCCTGCTCGAAACGGCCTTGATGGAACTGTGTCCGGCATTGGGCCAAAAGGTCGGCGGCAGGATTCTGATCGACCGTGGCCACCGGGGTGATTGAACAGCCCCACAGCATGGCGAGGTGCAACGAGATTCCAAGACCGATCCAAGAACGTGTTGGCGTGACGCGCATAGGCTCCTCCCGTCGGATGTAAACAGACCGGTGAACATACCTGACGGGAGAATAACGCCTGCCTGTTACCAGGCGCCCAAGACGGTGTTACATGCGCGTTAACTATTCGGTGGTTTGCTTGCGGGGAGGCTTTTTATCGGGCGGGGGCTTCGAGCTTTTCCCGGCGGATTTCACATCATCGCGGAGGCGCTTCAAGTCTTCTTTCAGTTTGTCGAGCTCCGTGGTCTGTTGTTCGACTTGCATGCGCAATCGCCGGTTGGCTTCGTCTAGGTCCTGCACCTGTTGCTGCAGATCGGTGGGTGGGCTCGGTATCGGCGCCGTCACCTCCTTGACCGGTAACGGCGGCTTGACCGTTGCCGGCTCCGCTGCGGCAGGTTGTGGCTTGGCCGGGCCTCTGTTGCCTCCGAATGCTGTCAGCACATCACGGACGTTCAACGAAAGGTGAACCTTGTCGAACGGGCTCCAGCGCGGCTCCTTGTCCTCCGGTACGGATGCCGGTTGCGCAGGACGCATGGCCCAGAGTTTCATCCCTTTCATATCCCGAGGATCTCGCTGTTCCCCTCCTCCTGGGTCGGCTTTCTGAAAACCATAGTGGTCATGAAGGATCACATGGAGATAGCCGTCCCGAATGAACAGGCTGCCGGCGGTGCGGTCCGTCTCGTAACCGGCATTTGGATTCTGCAATGAAAAAAACACCCGCTCGCGCGGGCCGGCTTCACGAAACGCCTTCGAAAACGGTTCCGCCAGGTTCATCAGTTCCGTGCCGGTAAAGACCGGTTTGGGATGCGGCGTTTCAAAAATACCGACGATGATCCCGCTCCAGCCGGACACTTCCAACGAACCGAGCAGGGTCCGCATGTGATCGGCAGTGATTTGGGCCGGATGGCTGTTCAACGTCGGCGGGATTGCATGTTCATCGATGGTGTGATCGGATTCGACGCCGATCTGCGTGCCCTTGGCTTCATAAACGGCTCGTTGGTTCAAGGGACCGACACAGCCCGACAACCCTACGAAGCAGTACCAGGCAAGGCAGACGATGACCGTCGAATTCTTGAACGAGTCGCTGCAGCGACCTCCGGCCCAACAGAGCAGCCGGTGGCTCACAGCCGCGGGAGCGTCGTCGAACAGACGGGCCGAGAGACGAACGATGTTCACGAGGTCCTCGATATCAGAAGGGTTGTGGAGAGCGGGCTCAGTTCGCGCCTTTGGATGACTTGCAGGTAAATTGTATGGCCCATTGTCTTTCGCGGGAGACTTGTCCATCGCCGGAAACCTGCCCCTTCCATGTCTGATCGACGACTTGGCTGATTCGTGGGACTTGTCCTTCCCTGGCAATCCTGTAGCCGCCGGGGCACTTTGCGTCGAGAAGACGAAGGGCATCCCGGCGGTTCGTCGATGAGAGCACATCCTGATCGTTGACATAGGGATACACGACCGTCCCGCCCTGGTCTGACTCGATCAAGAGTTTGGCCGAGGAAGCGCATCCGCACATCAGGATCATGGCACAGGGAAGGATGGCCGAGATCCCCGAGCCTCGCCTCAACGTCGTCGTTCCCTGTCTCTGATCAGACAACATGGCGGTCCGGTTTTGCTCCCATCGGGTCCGATCTATTGATATCGAATTTGAAATTGCACCAAGAATGCGTTTTGAGCAAACGCGTCGGTACTGGCGACGGTCGTGCCGGGACCCGTTCCCTGATGGTGTCGGAATTCGTAATCGATCGACACTTTGCTCTGGATCTTGGGCGGCAAATTTTCGAAGTAGTAATTCAACCCGACGATGGTTCTTGTAAACATGTCGTTGGAGACGCTCGTATTGGGGTCGAACTGCTCGTACATGACGACCGGTTCCCAATTCCGCAAGGGCCCGTCGGAGATCAAATACTTGGCCAGCACGTACCAGGTTCGGCGCTGCACACCGGGCGCTCCGGAGCCGCCGCATTGCGCCGTATTGAGACAGGCTCCCTGAGCCGGAGTCCCCACGATGGTCGCATTGGAGCCGTCATGCCCCTGCCAGGCTTCACCCTGAATCATGAATCCGGGCAACAGCCGGGACGTATACCTGAAGTCCACTCCGAAGCGGTCGAACTCACCCTTGCCGCGTCCGTTGATGAACGTGCCGGTATTGTTGCTCTCTCCGGCGAGGATTGTAAAGCTCACGAACGAGATATCGGTCAGGAAATAACGCAGACGACCGTATCCGACTTTCGGTCCGTTTGCCCCGACGATATTGGCCTGGTAGTTATTGTTGTTCATGATGCCGCCGACATAGTCCACCTTGTTGAACAGGGTGCCGCGCACATCGACGAAGTAGTCGCGCTCGTGAAGAAATTCGATCGGACCGCCGGTCCCCAGGTTATTCTGTGCGCCGCTGCCGACGGAGGTGAGGTAGGGGGAACTGATGACGTCGCGAAGACCGCCCGAGGTCTCCGTGAAGATGCCGAACGGCATGCGGAAGATGCCCATGCGGATGAAATTCAAGGTGGGCGCAAGATTCGGGAAGGGACGGAAGTCGATGTAGGATTCTCGAAAGAACGTCGCAGACGTCGGCCCTCCGCCCGCCTTGGCCGCGCAATTGCCCCCCGGCGAGTTACTGCAGTCCGGCGTGTTGTTGGTAAGGTTGATGCTCTGAAACTCGAAAAGGACGTGCCATTTGGGCAGATATTCGTTGATCTTGCCGTAGGCGAGCAATTCGGACCGTCTGATGGAAAAATTATCCTGGCTCCTTCCCTCGGGAGACTTCGCATCGAGATGGGTATACAAGAATTGCAGCGCGTTTAATCCGACGTTCACCTTATTGCTGAGGATCGGCAATCGTTCCACCTTGGTCTTCCACTCTTCGACGACGCTCAACCGTTTTTCGACGTTGGCCAGCGGGTCTTCGATGGCCGGGGTCGAGGACGGGGCCTGTGGTCCCTGTGCGATCTGTGCCTGGGGTTCCGTGCCGGGTTGGGTTTGCGCCGGCGCTTGGGCTGCCATGACGAGGGCAGCGACGACGACCGCGATGCCCGCAACAAACCGACTCTGCTTCTGATGCATGAAGGTCCTCCTCCTTGAATGTGGCCCGACAAGCCGTACGTATAGGGCGCTATCCATCTGTGCGATGTTGATACGGCAGGCCGGTAACGGCCCATTCAGTGCTGTGTTAGGATTCGGTAAATTCGAGGCTCGGACTTGCGGCGATCGGATGGGCTGAATCGTGCGAGAGGGGAAGACAGAGGGGCTCGCTCAGTCGGATCGCGCCGACCGTGACGATCCGACCCGCAAACGGTAGCCGACGCCCCAGATGGTTTCCGCGATGTCCGGCCGGCCGGCCTTGCCGCGAAGCTTGTGCCGCAGCTTCGCCATGTGCACATCCACTGTCCTGATCGCGACGAAGATCTCCTCGCCCCATACCGATTTGAGTAGTTCCTCCCGGCGATACACCTTTCCCGGTCGTTGGGCCAAGGTCCATAGCAACTGAAACTCCCGCGGCGTGAGATGAATCGGCCGATTGTGCAACGTCACCGACAGCCGAAGGCGATCGATGCACAGCTGTCCGACAGTCAGGCGGGAAGGACTGTGCCGCGTGAGAGGGTGTGACCGTCCTCGATGCATTCCGTCTCCAGGCGAATCGTCGCTACTCCTAGCGTGATGGAGCGCCATGTTTCCTCAGGGGAAGATCAAGTGTCTGTTAATTGCGGCGAGCGGACCGGGCGAGAGTTAACCGACCCGTAACGAAACGGTGAGCCGGACGGAACAGGTTGCAAGTACAGTGTGAATGGAGGATGGAGAAAGCAGGAATCGGGAGCACCGCTGCATCACTCCCATGAAACGGATCACACACAACAACAAGGAGTTCTTACGCATGACCTTTACGAGTCTTCAGCCTCGCGTACACCGCCTGTCCGACCTTGTGGGGCGTGTCATCGACATGGACCTCACCGAACTCTGGATGAAGGGCATCAAGAGTGTGCTCAGCCTGCTGATTCTGACGATTCTGATCGCGCTCACCGGCGGCGTGATCAAGACATTTCTGGACATCAGGATGCTCTTCGGTGCGGCGGTCGAAGTCGGTCTCCGGCAGATCATCGTCGATACCTTGATTCTGCTCGCGGTGGTCGAAGTCTTCAAAACGACGGTGACCTATTTCTCCGAAGGCCGCGTGAAGGTCACCTTCATCGTCGATACGATTCTGGTCGTGATGCTGACGGAGATCATTTCGCTGTGGTTCAAGGAAGCCGATCAGGAACGGTTGCTGTTGCTCGGAGCGATCCTGCTGGCATTGGGAGCCATTCGAGTGGTGGCGGTGCGTTGTTCGCCGGCTTCCGGGGAGGAAACGGGAAAAGAGATCGGCTGTGGCGAAGGGTTCTAACCCGCATTATTCAGTGCGCCGTGACAAGGCGCGGTGAGATCATGCTCCATCGGAGAGGGTTCGAGTACGACGTCGAGTTAGTCCCGTCCAGGCAGCCGGCGTGGTCCTGCGTCGAGTGAGCCTACCGCCCAGGACAGTGGGCTGTTCATCCGCGCGACATGGATTGCCTTCACCGTAGAGAGACCAGGAACAACGGGCCCTACACCGTCGGCAGCCAGGATGGGAAAGAATGAGGCAAATTAACACGCCGTTAACACGGCGGTGAGGTCGGTGCAACGGGGTATCCCTATGCTGCCTCCGTATGTCGCATAGGGTGCCTTCATCATCTCCCCGGAGGATTTTTATGATGTTCGTCCCGCACCGTCGGATCTGTCTCGCTCTCACCCTCGCGATCCTGAGCCCCTTCATGCCGGCCGGCTTCGCAGGCGTCGATGCTGCGGATCTTCCCGCTGCCATGGAAGCCGTGAAGCTTGATCAGGAGATCAAGCCCTATCACAAGGTCAGCGGCGTTTCCGGCACGATCAACAGTATCGGCTCGGATACCCTCAACAATTTGATCACGCTCTGGGCAGAGGGCTTCCGCAAACAATATCTCAACGTGAAGATTCAAGTGGAGGGTAAGGGATCCAGCACCGCTCCCCCCGCGTTGATTGAAGGCACGGCTCAACTTGGCCCCATGTCGCGGACCATGAAGCCCAGCGAGATCGACGCGTTCGAGACGAAATTCGGCTACCCACCGACTCCCTACCCTGTGGCGGTCGATGCCTTGGCCCTCTTCGTCAACAAGGACAATCCCATCAAGGGGCTCACGATCCCTGAGGTCGACGCACTGTTTTCCAAGTCTCGACGGCAGGGCCATGCAATCGATCCGACCAGGTGGGGGCAGATCGGATTGGATGGGGATTGGGCTGCCGCGCCCATCAGCCTCTACGGTCGGAATTCGGCCTCCGGCACCTACGGGTTCTTCAAAGAACATGCACTCAAAAACGGTGACTTCAAGGATCAGGTCAAGGAGCAGCCGGGTTCAGCCTCGGTCGTGCAAGGGATCAGCGAAGACCGGTACGGCATCGGCTACAGCACGTCGGGTGTCAAAATGGTGTCGCTGGCGACGAAAGCCGGACAACCGTTCGTCGAGCCGACCCACGCGAACACCAAAAACGGGACCTACCCGCTTTGGCGCTACCTGTACATCTACGTGAATCAAGCTCCCGACAAACCCTTGTCGCCGATCGTCAAGGAGTTCCTCGCCTACGTCTACAGTCGCGAGGGACAGTCCGATGTGCTGAGAGACGGGTATTTCCCGGTCGACGGAGGTGTTGCCTCCACGCACCTGAGCAAGCTCCATTGACGAGAGCAGAACGATTCCGACGCATGCTCACACCGCTCCACATGCGACCGTTGATCGACCGCCTGGCCGGGGCCGTGATCACGGTCGGGGGCCTGGCGACGATCGTCAGCATTCTCGGCATCTTCTTGTTCCTCTTCCGGGAAGTCACGCCCCTGTTCACCGCCCCGACCGCTACACTGACCCAGCGTATGACGCTGTCTTCCTTTCTCACGGCGGAAGGTCCAGTGGAGATCGCGGTGGATGAGCATCGCGAAATCGCACAGGTGCTCGTCTCGGGTGGCATTCAGTTTATCGAGTTGGCGTCCGGCCAACCGATTCCCGTAGAGCTGCCGGCGGAACTCACGACAATGCGGATCACGGCGATCGCCCATGGCGGAGGCAACAGTCCTCGTTATGCCGTGGGAACCGCCGACGGCGAGGTCCTGTTGCTCAAGGTCGGTACCACGACGGAGTTTTCCGAACGGGGTGAACGGCGGAAACAGCCGATGGTCCGGGCTGGTCGTCCGATTCCGTTTGTGCACGGTTCCATCACCCATCTAGCCTATCGCTTCAACGATCGTGAACAGGTCCTGGCCCTTCGGTCTGAGGCCGGACGACTGCTGGTCGTTCGGTTGCAGGCGGATGATGGCGCCGAGGCCGATCCCGTCGTCACGGAATTGCCGCAACCGATCAGTCCAGTCACTGCGTTGGCGATAGACGCCTCGCTGGAAAATATCTACGTCGGCACGACGGAAGGACAGGTATTGCACGTCGGCCTGTCTGAAACGGGAGTGCCGGAAGTCAAAGGGTCCTATGGGGTCACCGCACCTTTGAATAGGGTGACTGCGCTCGGGTTCCTGAGCGGCGATCGCAGCCTTGTCGTCACGACCTCGGACGGGTCGGTCTCCACCTGGGGGCTCATACGACGTGAGTATGAGCCCACCAGCTGGCAACTCACCAAGACCCATACCCTGCGATCACACAGCGCATCGGTCACCGCATTCGCCCCTTCCCAGCGGGTGAAGGGGTTTGTGACGGCGGATGAGCAGGGCCATATTTTTCTCCACCACACCACCTCTGAACAGACTCGAATCAAACTCTCCGGCGGCGACTCCCCGATCCGTGCCCTGGCCTTTGCACCGAAGGGTGACGGGTTGATCGCCTTCGATGGGCTCGGCCGGTTGGCCCTCTATGATGTGAGGAATACCTATCCTGAAGTGACCTTCGACACATTGTTCGGCAAGGTTTGGTACGAAGGATACGATCGCCCG
Proteins encoded in this region:
- a CDS encoding phosphate ABC transporter, substrate-binding protein PstS, whose amino-acid sequence is MQFSQDDKRETFHMPQPSPSRTARTRTRFHGMFGKMAIFLIMAVSLAHQAHGEQAGPRSVVLSDDRLAGYRPIEQVAGSLRIQGSDTMHPLLTRLSAEFRRRQPLVTIEVKGGGSAKALADFLRVSPSDGLKTGHAAQVFLVSSSRELMPSEIKQFTIRHGYEPVAIPVAVDAVGIYVHRDNPIVGLTLDQVDAMFSTTRYREYPQEIRTWGQVGLTGGWQTAALQPYGRDRKSGTRTFFQEHVLAGGEFRTTMQEEPGAASVILALSQAPLGIAFNGLGLHSTMVRIVPLAEKKDMPFVAPSDATIADQTYPLRRVLYLYMDKSASTSMAPATKEFLTFINSREGQETVIRAGFFPLPLTQIEQTIAALAQSPSPAN
- a CDS encoding Phosphate regulon transcriptional regulatory protein PhoB (SphR), with the translated sequence MLRRTAWGQYPSPDAREASSPAQGDGARGPAPIVLFTTDRSFAETIERLLVRNGYGVSIARSVSDLNPFDGPMPELALLDRRLDLIDQFRSQAQLRRVPSIAIVPAEHHCSEEDSIRDLEQGYDFVFCSNRYRELIAHIRAMFRRHRSEHRSASVLRAGPIVMDLARYEITVGEAVKSVTNKEFEILRQLLLSAGHVLSRQELLDRVWGEDYALEEHALDVHIHSLRRKIEPDPSKPRLILTVRGVGYKLQAE
- a CDS encoding phosphate ABC transporter, substrate-binding protein PstS, encoding MMFVPHRRICLALTLAILSPFMPAGFAGVDAADLPAAMEAVKLDQEIKPYHKVSGVSGTINSIGSDTLNNLITLWAEGFRKQYLNVKIQVEGKGSSTAPPALIEGTAQLGPMSRTMKPSEIDAFETKFGYPPTPYPVAVDALALFVNKDNPIKGLTIPEVDALFSKSRRQGHAIDPTRWGQIGLDGDWAAAPISLYGRNSASGTYGFFKEHALKNGDFKDQVKEQPGSASVVQGISEDRYGIGYSTSGVKMVSLATKAGQPFVEPTHANTKNGTYPLWRYLYIYVNQAPDKPLSPIVKEFLAYVYSREGQSDVLRDGYFPVDGGVASTHLSKLH
- a CDS encoding phosphate ABC transporter, permease protein PstC, with protein sequence MLTPLHMRPLIDRLAGAVITVGGLATIVSILGIFLFLFREVTPLFTAPTATLTQRMTLSSFLTAEGPVEIAVDEHREIAQVLVSGGIQFIELASGQPIPVELPAELTTMRITAIAHGGGNSPRYAVGTADGEVLLLKVGTTTEFSERGERRKQPMVRAGRPIPFVHGSITHLAYRFNDREQVLALRSEAGRLLVVRLQADDGAEADPVVTELPQPISPVTALAIDASLENIYVGTTEGQVLHVGLSETGVPEVKGSYGVTAPLNRVTALGFLSGDRSLVVTTSDGSVSTWGLIRREYEPTSWQLTKTHTLRSHSASVTAFAPSQRVKGFVTADEQGHIFLHHTTSEQTRIKLSGGDSPIRALAFAPKGDGLIAFDGLGRLALYDVRNTYPEVTFDTLFGKVWYEGYDRPAHVWQSSSGSDDFEPKLGLVPLAFGTLKGTMYALFLAVPIAILTAICTSQFMHPDLRAKIKPVIEVMAALPTVVLGFLAGLWLAPLLERLLPAVASMALVLPVLVIVSSLAWYLCPPAITRHLRPGNEALLLIPILAIGIGGCLWANSLIEVWWFDGDVKAWLLSRLGIQYDQRNALVVGLVMGFAIVPVIYSIAEEALSNVPKSQIAGSLALGATRWQTVSHLVLLSASPGIFSAVMIGFGRAIGETMIVLMATGNTPILDWNWANGFRTLSANIAVEIPEAPHGGSLYRVLFLAALLLFIVTFVINSLAELVRQRLRDKYSHG